In one Roseburia intestinalis L1-82 genomic region, the following are encoded:
- a CDS encoding RsmF rRNA methyltransferase first C-terminal domain-containing protein, translating to MLPQAFLNRMESMLGNEYPAFLESYDKDKYQALRLNSIKGDTAQMKEKVPFSLQPVAWAKDGFYYEKDDTPGKHPLHEAGVYYIQEPSAMAPVSYLMEDYDVVQKEAADCQERILDLCAAPGGKSTQIAARMHEMYTSGKWKEQGLLICNEIHPARAKILSENVERMGIANAMVTNESPQRLAEVFEDYFTRILVDAPCSGEGMFRKNEAACEEWSPENVSLCAERQDGILDCAASMLAPGGRIVYSTCTFAPAENEGSMTRFLLRHPEFRIVEVKKADGMSAGVPEWAYFREKMGQVLPEIAQTIRLWPQHLNGEGHYLAVLEKEGTLRQGYCRNGEEKGIPAKDLKVPGKGIVEFLDFAKDTLDPQTLAGLEKNGTYVKFGDQLYLAPKGMPSVKGLKVLRPGLHLGTVKKNRMEPSHALALALKKEQVRYTADLASDGEVIRGYLNGGTFSYEGEKGWYLIMADGFSSGWGKLAGGIMKNHYPKGLRKMW from the coding sequence ATGCTTCCACAAGCGTTTTTAAACAGAATGGAATCAATGCTCGGAAATGAATATCCGGCATTTTTAGAAAGTTATGACAAGGATAAATATCAGGCACTGCGGTTAAACAGTATCAAGGGAGATACTGCGCAGATGAAGGAAAAAGTACCTTTTTCCCTGCAGCCGGTAGCCTGGGCGAAAGATGGATTTTACTATGAAAAAGATGACACTCCGGGCAAGCATCCGCTTCATGAGGCGGGCGTGTATTATATCCAGGAGCCGAGTGCCATGGCGCCGGTTTCCTATCTGATGGAAGATTATGATGTGGTGCAAAAAGAAGCGGCAGACTGTCAGGAACGGATCTTAGATTTGTGCGCGGCTCCTGGCGGAAAAAGCACACAGATCGCGGCAAGAATGCATGAAATGTACACATCCGGGAAGTGGAAGGAGCAGGGACTTCTCATCTGCAATGAAATCCATCCGGCACGCGCGAAGATTTTATCGGAGAACGTGGAGCGGATGGGGATTGCAAATGCAATGGTCACGAACGAGTCGCCGCAGCGTTTAGCGGAGGTGTTCGAGGATTATTTTACCCGTATTCTGGTGGATGCGCCGTGTTCCGGGGAAGGCATGTTCCGCAAAAATGAAGCGGCATGTGAAGAGTGGAGCCCTGAAAATGTCAGCCTTTGTGCCGAAAGGCAGGATGGAATTTTAGACTGTGCGGCTTCAATGCTTGCACCGGGCGGCAGGATCGTGTATTCCACCTGTACGTTTGCCCCGGCAGAGAATGAGGGAAGCATGACACGCTTTCTGCTGCGGCACCCGGAGTTTCGTATCGTGGAAGTAAAAAAGGCAGATGGCATGTCGGCAGGAGTACCGGAATGGGCTTATTTCAGGGAAAAAATGGGACAGGTATTGCCTGAGATTGCACAGACGATCCGTCTCTGGCCACAGCATCTGAATGGAGAGGGCCACTATCTGGCTGTCCTTGAAAAAGAGGGAACACTAAGACAGGGTTATTGCCGGAATGGGGAAGAAAAAGGAATCCCTGCAAAAGATCTGAAAGTACCGGGCAAAGGAATCGTGGAATTTCTGGATTTTGCGAAAGATACATTAGATCCACAGACATTAGCCGGACTGGAGAAAAATGGTACATATGTGAAATTTGGAGATCAGCTTTACCTTGCACCGAAAGGTATGCCTTCTGTAAAAGGTCTTAAAGTCCTGCGACCGGGACTGCATCTTGGAACGGTAAAAAAGAACCGCATGGAGCCGTCACATGCGCTTGCACTGGCACTAAAAAAAGAACAGGTGCGCTATACGGCAGATCTGGCTTCGGACGGAGAGGTGATTCGTGGTTATTTAAATGGCGGAACTTTTTCTTATGAGGGAGAAAAGGGATGGTATCTGATCATGGCAGACGGATTTAGCAGCGGCTGGGGAAAACTGGCGGGTGGAATCATGAAAAACCACTATCCGAAAGGACTTCGAAAAATGTGGTAG
- a CDS encoding folate family ECF transporter S component produces the protein MKKLKELYQQSLQELCHTKTVVLCGLLAALAIVLSMVASIQLGPYIKIGFSGLPNRIVEFLFGPAVGCLFGGALDLLKYVLKPDGPFFFGFTFNAMLSGLIYGTLLYRRPVSIKRIVIAEFFVKLVINCGLNTLWISMLYGKGFIALLGPRVIKNVIMLPIDSFILFFALTYAKKIAAQFGFFTVKSGAKERA, from the coding sequence ATGAAAAAATTAAAGGAACTGTATCAACAATCACTTCAGGAACTGTGCCACACAAAGACGGTCGTGCTCTGCGGACTCTTAGCTGCACTCGCCATCGTCTTAAGTATGGTCGCAAGCATCCAGCTCGGTCCTTACATCAAGATCGGCTTTTCCGGGCTGCCAAACCGCATCGTTGAATTTTTATTCGGTCCGGCGGTCGGATGCCTGTTCGGCGGTGCGCTCGATCTTTTAAAGTATGTCTTAAAGCCGGATGGTCCATTTTTCTTTGGATTCACCTTTAATGCCATGCTTTCCGGTCTGATTTACGGCACCCTGCTCTACCGCCGTCCGGTCTCAATCAAGCGTATCGTGATCGCCGAGTTTTTTGTAAAGCTAGTCATCAACTGCGGTCTGAATACGCTCTGGATCTCCATGCTTTACGGAAAAGGCTTTATTGCACTGCTTGGTCCGCGTGTCATCAAAAACGTGATCATGCTGCCAATTGACAGCTTTATCCTGTTCTTTGCACTGACTTATGCGAAAAAGATTGCGGCGCAGTTTGGATTTTTCACAGTAAAATCAGGTGCGAAGGAACGTGCCTGA